From Candidatus Tisiphia endosymbiont of Melanophora roralis, a single genomic window includes:
- the rpsU gene encoding 30S ribosomal protein S21, which yields MILVNVHAGNGEQAIKNLKRKMQRELVFRSMKMSRFYEPPSVKRVRKDQETERRKRKVARKQLMEG from the coding sequence GTGATACTAGTAAACGTTCATGCTGGGAATGGTGAGCAAGCAATTAAAAATTTGAAAAGAAAAATGCAAAGAGAGCTTGTGTTCCGTTCAATGAAAATGTCGCGTTTCTATGAACCTCCTTCAGTAAAACGTGTTCGTAAAGATCAAGAAACAGAAAGAAGAAAAAGAAAAGTTGCTCGTAAACAACTAATGGAAGGTTAA
- a CDS encoding autotransporter domain-containing protein, translating into MVLFNKLQNNFLINRSNRYIFNRYLVTRCIIFLFLFILFLLLQGFGTSNVLAAELRNEQINLPHLDPTTNREYFENEIEATRQLIDEARGELKTLEQEYNSHRVTKALGKKNNYYSEAVDLLEKESLKSLELMKEYTFEKEKILNEILDNKTLKGIKEKGLTEIEKLIDRNYEEYNKALLEAKQKIFEEKKEYNKAQSEAKLKALVEKDNFLLTIKKELEETSHQDAVYLKNENNKQGGSEYNVVNTDPEIYEDNFSDHSSIIEILKKIKISPQDLGYDDNKKETLYTNLKEVNQKLGDLAQKIRETEKQDSILNQEKDNYDQLSSSIDIKKDKICKLEETKKYFESKLDCKEANLPALPKKKLQFRNVAAHIISIIKAQPQTSNSLVSVKSPYISLDDQPPAPSLNMQTEILPYQIDPSVVTPLILDTTQPNNETLTDKAIPQVNTKSLHDELQEFSTENDGNNQRKEIITRRHSIETEQPKHYQDNKTITRTFSLELPRPQSLDEGFFSYHSSTPESEEEEWSDSEDEPLIDTPKRFSRSSSLAPLDPQYYSRRSSDASNLDSSDEVAVVMFPPLPITQEQSSTTHTVVDQVVVYNVDNKQGVSENNIELHEYENPSKLYKTKRQKRSIAVQDIFDEDNLGLEELFKEKAVPIVANVQLPEPEYHTVEQLVDKPEYHAVEQLVANVLPQQAEYHAHEQHHTVEYHVANVLPLVAVHQAPTKRQKRSIAVHDNVVVVQNEVFDEDNLGLEELFKEKAVPIVANEQLPEEEHHAIQPLEAVPQPPADVVHVENNPPAVQPLEAEHDIFDEDNLGLEELFKEDAVPIVANDQPPEAEHHADGQHVDEHQKDEHFVTNEQPLAAAPQTPLETIALVEKKSYIPPINFDIEQNIAKYTTYIEFDYLDLISNALSTRNQNNLLTDNPTVKAAGDNDYYIKKGGWIQVMRSTSKQKGNTLPFKNNQQGFVLGFDAQPLDELIIGIAYANANSYTKFQNIFNDKQNIILHVAAVYSKYTLSPNMYLSSYLKYGKAFIKNLGKRDTISINSKTNGYVGRAKLETHYKVDLDKFLFKPMVGIIFDRFLIKNFTEYRKDFNINVPTRKGKRVSFETGIDFSKRILVKNISIIPKVYFKLDQTILLNNSTDIINFTSIEHHTQTVAITKSLRPSPKNVMYTLGGCINMQSVSALELGAGYDYSLKKSFTTHSFYVNGSVKF; encoded by the coding sequence ATGGTTTTATTTAACAAGTTACAAAATAATTTTCTTATTAATAGATCTAATAGATATATATTTAATAGATATTTAGTAACAAGGTGCATAATTTTTCTTTTTTTGTTTATTCTATTTCTTTTATTACAAGGGTTTGGTACATCTAATGTTTTGGCAGCAGAACTAAGAAATGAGCAAATAAATCTACCTCATTTAGATCCAACTACTAATAGAGAATACTTTGAAAATGAAATAGAGGCAACTCGGCAACTTATTGATGAAGCTCGTGGTGAGTTGAAAACACTAGAACAAGAATACAATTCACATAGAGTAACAAAAGCATTGGGTAAAAAAAACAATTATTATTCAGAAGCAGTTGATTTACTAGAAAAGGAGTCTTTAAAGTCTCTTGAGTTAATGAAAGAATATACTTTTGAGAAAGAAAAAATCTTAAACGAGATATTAGATAACAAAACGCTGAAAGGCATAAAGGAGAAAGGTTTAACCGAAATAGAGAAGCTAATAGATAGAAATTATGAAGAATATAATAAAGCTCTATTAGAAGCTAAACAAAAGATTTTTGAGGAAAAGAAAGAATATAATAAAGCTCAATCAGAAGCTAAACTAAAAGCTTTGGTGGAAAAGGACAATTTTTTATTAACAATAAAAAAAGAATTAGAGGAAACCTCACATCAAGATGCTGTATACTTGAAGAATGAGAACAACAAACAAGGAGGGAGCGAATACAACGTAGTAAACACAGACCCCGAAATTTACGAAGACAATTTTTCAGATCATTCAAGTATAATTGAAATTCTAAAAAAAATAAAAATATCTCCACAAGACCTAGGGTACGATGATAACAAAAAAGAAACTCTCTATACTAATCTTAAGGAAGTAAATCAAAAGTTAGGAGATTTAGCACAGAAGATACGTGAGACAGAAAAGCAAGACTCAATACTCAACCAAGAAAAAGATAATTACGACCAACTATCAAGTTCTATTGATATAAAAAAAGATAAAATCTGCAAGTTAGAAGAAACAAAAAAATACTTTGAATCTAAGTTAGATTGTAAAGAGGCTAATTTACCTGCTTTACCAAAGAAGAAACTACAGTTTAGGAATGTGGCAGCACACATTATTTCTATTATCAAAGCACAACCTCAAACTTCTAATAGTTTGGTATCAGTAAAATCACCTTATATATCTCTTGACGACCAACCTCCAGCTCCAAGCTTAAATATGCAAACAGAGATATTACCATACCAAATAGATCCTTCTGTTGTTACGCCTCTAATATTAGATACCACTCAACCTAATAATGAAACGCTAACCGATAAAGCTATACCACAAGTAAACACTAAAAGTTTACACGATGAATTGCAAGAGTTTTCAACAGAAAATGACGGTAATAATCAACGTAAGGAGATTATTACTCGCAGGCATAGCATCGAAACAGAACAACCTAAACATTATCAAGATAATAAAACTATTACTCGTACGTTTAGCCTCGAACTCCCCCGACCCCAATCACTAGACGAAGGATTTTTCTCTTATCACAGCAGCACACCAGAATCTGAAGAGGAAGAGTGGAGCGACTCTGAAGATGAACCACTCATAGATACTCCCAAAAGGTTTTCACGGTCATCTTCATTAGCACCACTCGATCCACAATATTATTCAAGAAGATCATCAGATGCTTCAAATCTTGATTCTAGTGATGAAGTAGCAGTAGTAATGTTTCCCCCCCTACCAATAACTCAAGAACAATCTTCAACAACGCACACAGTAGTTGACCAAGTTGTAGTATACAATGTGGACAATAAACAAGGGGTAAGCGAAAACAACATAGAACTACATGAATATGAGAATCCATCGAAACTTTACAAAACTAAAAGGCAGAAAAGGAGTATAGCTGTACAGGATATATTTGATGAAGATAATCTTGGATTAGAAGAATTGTTTAAAGAAAAGGCTGTGCCAATAGTAGCTAATGTTCAACTTCCTGAACCTGAATATCACACAGTTGAACAGCTTGTAGATAAGCCTGAATATCACGCAGTTGAACAACTTGTAGCTAATGTTCTACCTCAGCAGGCTGAATATCATGCACATGAACAACATCATACAGTTGAATATCATGTAGCTAATGTTCTGCCTCTAGTAGCTGTTCATCAAGCCCCTACTAAAAGGCAAAAAAGGAGTATAGCTGTACATGATAATGTAGTTGTTGTTCAAAATGAAGTATTTGATGAAGATAATCTTGGGTTAGAAGAATTGTTTAAAGAAAAAGCTGTGCCAATAGTAGCTAATGAGCAACTTCCCGAGGAAGAACATCATGCAATTCAACCTCTTGAGGCTGTACCTCAACCTCCTGCAGATGTAGTCCACGTAGAAAATAATCCTCCTGCAGTTCAACCTCTTGAGGCTGAACATGATATATTTGATGAAGATAATCTTGGGTTAGAAGAATTGTTTAAAGAAGATGCTGTACCTATAGTAGCTAATGATCAACCTCCTGAGGCTGAACATCATGCAGATGGACAACATGTAGATGAACATCAGAAGGATGAACATTTTGTAACTAATGAGCAGCCTCTTGCAGCTGCACCTCAAACTCCTCTAGAAACTATAGCATTAGTTGAAAAAAAATCTTATATCCCACCTATTAATTTTGATATCGAACAAAATATAGCAAAATATACTACATATATAGAATTTGATTACTTGGATTTAATTTCAAATGCTTTAAGTACTCGAAATCAAAATAATCTATTAACAGATAATCCTACGGTAAAAGCGGCAGGGGATAATGATTATTATATTAAAAAAGGAGGGTGGATTCAAGTTATGAGGTCTACTAGCAAACAAAAAGGAAATACTTTACCCTTTAAAAATAATCAGCAAGGCTTCGTTCTAGGTTTTGATGCACAGCCTCTTGATGAACTTATTATAGGAATCGCATATGCTAATGCAAATTCATATACTAAATTTCAAAACATCTTTAATGACAAGCAAAATATTATTTTACATGTAGCTGCAGTTTACAGCAAATATACATTATCACCAAATATGTATCTGAGTTCTTATCTTAAATATGGTAAAGCCTTTATTAAAAATCTAGGGAAAAGAGATACTATATCCATTAATAGCAAGACTAACGGTTATGTAGGACGTGCGAAGCTTGAAACTCACTATAAAGTTGATTTAGATAAATTTTTGTTCAAACCAATGGTAGGAATAATATTTGATCGTTTTCTAATCAAAAATTTTACAGAATATAGGAAAGATTTTAATATTAATGTACCAACTAGGAAAGGAAAAAGAGTATCATTTGAAACTGGAATTGATTTCAGTAAACGCATTTTGGTAAAAAATATTTCAATTATTCCTAAGGTATACTTTAAACTAGATCAGACTATTCTACTAAATAATTCAACCGACATTATTAATTTTACTAGCATAGAACACCATACTCAAACAGTAGCTATCACAAAATCTCTAAGACCATCTCCAAAAAATGTTATGTACACTTTAGGAGGTTGTATAAACATGCAATCTGTATCAGCACTTGAATTAGGTGCTGGTTATGATTATAGTTTAAAGAAAAGTTTTACTACCCACTCTTTCTATGTTAATGGATCAGTGAAATTTTAA
- a CDS encoding acetyl/propionyl/methylcrotonyl-CoA carboxylase subunit alpha, producing the protein MTKPLFDKILIANRGEIALRIMRTLKKMGITSVAVYSEADTHSMHVQYADEAYYIGNSPATESYLSIKNIVNAIRASGASAVHPGYGFLSENSNFANILKREGVALIGPNASAIKKMGDKIEAKKIAMEAGISLVPGYIGTISNINQAIEIAEKIGFPVIVKATAGGGGRGMRVVKNSEEMANAFESAKLEAVNNFSDGRLFIEKLIQSPRHIEIQLLADQYGNSVCLGERECSIQRYHQKVIEEAPSSFITEEIRQKMYKETLALSSKVGYYSAGTVEFIVDLDKNFYFLEMNTRLQVEHPVTELITGIDIVEEMIKIAAGEKLSFSQEDIKLKGHAFESRICAENPMRGFLSSSGRITEYAEPPKNANIRVDTGLGLGGEVSMFYDSMIAKLCTYGETREQAIEVMRSALSAYIIQGISHNISFLEAVISHPRFIAGDINTAFIEEEYPDGFSGASLTSEITKIFLATAIFVYIAEQKRASLISGQIVDQTHKIGTRWVVSIDDKLFPVLIKSVDYGYNIRQENDRIYIRSNWNLGSRLFSCIVNGRKANVKIGNILTGYMLSHSGISVKAYVRSPRMSELEALMITKNIQEEQTELHAPLAGQIIAIKVQEGSKVVIGQEIMVLTAMKMENILVAERNGKIAKILVNEKDQVISGQVLLEFA; encoded by the coding sequence ATGACTAAACCATTATTTGATAAAATTTTAATCGCCAATCGTGGTGAAATAGCTTTGAGAATAATGCGAACCCTAAAGAAGATGGGTATTACATCAGTTGCCGTATATTCTGAAGCAGATACACATTCAATGCATGTACAATATGCTGATGAAGCTTATTATATCGGCAATTCTCCTGCCACTGAGAGCTATTTGTCAATTAAAAATATTGTAAATGCTATTAGAGCAAGTGGTGCTTCGGCGGTGCATCCAGGATATGGATTTTTATCAGAAAATTCAAATTTTGCAAATATCTTAAAAAGGGAAGGAGTTGCCTTAATAGGTCCCAATGCTTCTGCTATTAAGAAAATGGGCGATAAAATTGAAGCAAAAAAAATCGCTATGGAAGCAGGAATCAGCCTAGTCCCTGGCTATATTGGTACTATCAGCAATATAAATCAGGCCATAGAAATTGCAGAAAAAATAGGTTTCCCTGTTATAGTTAAGGCAACAGCTGGTGGTGGTGGTCGTGGAATGAGAGTGGTAAAAAACTCTGAAGAAATGGCTAATGCCTTTGAATCAGCTAAGCTTGAGGCAGTAAATAATTTTAGCGATGGTAGATTATTCATTGAAAAATTAATTCAGTCCCCAAGGCATATTGAAATACAATTATTAGCTGATCAGTATGGTAACAGTGTTTGTCTTGGTGAGCGAGAATGTTCAATTCAACGTTATCATCAAAAAGTGATTGAAGAAGCCCCAAGCTCCTTTATTACCGAGGAAATACGGCAAAAAATGTATAAAGAGACCTTAGCTTTATCTAGCAAGGTCGGTTATTACTCAGCCGGTACAGTTGAATTTATAGTTGATTTAGATAAGAACTTTTATTTCCTTGAGATGAATACTAGGCTACAAGTTGAGCATCCAGTAACTGAACTGATCACTGGTATTGACATAGTAGAAGAGATGATAAAAATTGCTGCTGGTGAAAAATTATCATTTTCTCAAGAAGATATAAAATTAAAGGGGCATGCGTTTGAATCTAGAATTTGTGCAGAAAATCCAATGCGTGGATTTCTGTCGTCTAGTGGCAGAATTACTGAATATGCAGAACCACCAAAAAATGCTAACATACGTGTGGATACAGGTCTTGGACTTGGTGGAGAAGTCAGTATGTTTTATGATTCAATGATTGCAAAACTTTGTACTTACGGAGAGACTAGAGAACAAGCTATTGAGGTTATGCGTTCTGCTTTAAGTGCTTACATAATACAAGGTATTTCTCATAATATTAGTTTCTTAGAAGCAGTAATATCACATCCTCGTTTTATAGCAGGTGATATAAATACTGCATTTATAGAAGAAGAATATCCAGATGGTTTTTCTGGAGCAAGCTTAACTTCTGAAATCACTAAAATATTCCTAGCTACAGCCATTTTTGTTTATATTGCCGAGCAAAAACGTGCTTCGTTAATCTCTGGTCAAATAGTCGATCAAACTCACAAAATCGGTACTAGATGGGTTGTATCAATTGATGACAAACTATTTCCAGTTTTAATTAAATCAGTAGATTATGGTTATAATATAAGACAAGAAAATGATAGAATTTATATACGTAGTAACTGGAACTTAGGTAGTAGACTCTTTTCCTGTATTGTAAATGGTAGAAAAGCCAATGTAAAAATTGGCAATATCTTAACAGGTTATATGTTATCACATTCAGGCATTAGTGTTAAAGCTTACGTCCGTTCCCCACGGATGTCTGAACTAGAAGCGTTGATGATTACAAAAAATATCCAAGAAGAGCAAACAGAACTGCACGCCCCGCTTGCAGGACAAATTATTGCAATTAAGGTTCAAGAAGGTAGTAAGGTAGTTATTGGTCAAGAGATTATGGTTTTAACTGCCATGAAAATGGAGAATATACTTGTTGCTGAGCGTAATGGGAAAATTGCTAAAATCCTAGTTAATGAGAAAGATCAGGTGATTAGTGGACAGGTGTTACTTGAATTTGCTTAG
- a CDS encoding COQ9 family protein, with protein sequence MTTYEKYHSLKVQFVQVLAKLLIFDEWNNKLLADAEKECGFVKGYCHIIFPNGLREIVDFFESWQDQKMLELLSQQETPAKIRDKIDLALKVRIKNCTPKLVYSNDLENGDNKQGVNGLGVHEVREYANTPQVFAKTNSSKQKSIHLKNRTYFTTPSNTLFATKIAFRTCDLIWRYAGDTSIDHNYYTKRSLLFSVYISSILYYIQDESENNIDTDKYITKSLSSIITMFSKCKNIFKLPNPVDIPIIRLFL encoded by the coding sequence ATGACTACTTACGAAAAATATCATAGTTTGAAAGTACAATTTGTACAAGTTCTAGCAAAACTGCTAATCTTTGATGAGTGGAATAATAAATTATTGGCAGATGCGGAAAAGGAATGTGGTTTTGTTAAGGGGTATTGTCATATAATTTTTCCAAATGGTCTAAGGGAAATAGTTGATTTTTTTGAAAGCTGGCAAGACCAAAAAATGCTTGAGTTATTATCTCAGCAAGAAACCCCAGCTAAAATAAGGGATAAAATTGATTTAGCCTTAAAAGTTAGAATAAAAAATTGTACACCTAAACTTGTATACTCAAATGATTTGGAGAATGGGGACAATAAACAAGGGGTGAACGGACTAGGCGTACATGAAGTACGTGAGTACGCGAATACCCCGCAAGTATTTGCAAAAACCAATTCTTCAAAGCAGAAGAGTATACATTTGAAGAATCGTACTTATTTTACCACACCATCAAACACTCTATTTGCTACAAAAATAGCCTTTCGTACCTGCGATTTAATTTGGCGTTATGCAGGAGATACATCTATAGATCATAATTATTATACTAAGAGAAGTTTGTTATTTAGCGTTTATATAAGTTCGATACTCTATTACATTCAAGACGAGTCAGAAAATAATATAGATACCGATAAATATATTACCAAGTCTTTATCTAGTATCATAACTATGTTCTCTAAATGTAAGAATATTTTTAAATTACCAAATCCCGTCGATATACCAATTATTCGACTATTTTTATAA
- a CDS encoding sensor histidine kinase NtrY-like — MLNYFYRYLKKYCSSSKLIFVLIIVAIILACSTYYVISIESKSLGPDPSRVIGLILVDLAVFLLLGILLARKFLRDFIDKGERETSSKLQNRIIIAFSLIATIPTIIVSVFSAYFFNFGIQSWFDKKISAVLDQSIIVAESYIDEHKLQLRETALSVADDLTEMYYNLIHNPLSFNEALNTEVEMRSLDEAMVLHRPTNTVIANTFLSFAISFATIPAHLMKRAELGEIVEIKSDPKKIRMLTKLKDHNDIYLLVGRLIDAKIIDHIDKTNGAAEEYYRLKKHISSMQIKFSIVFIFIALLLLLAAISWGMIFATKIVKPIRKLVIATEKVKNGDLTIQVPEDLVNKDEISVLSSAFNRMIKQIDHQQRDLVIAQRALAWSDVARKVAHEIKNPLTPIHLASERLLRKFSNQVEDKAEFNKYIQMIVRHTDDIKKIVSEFVNFARLPAPIFMDCDLVILIKNMVESRKLINDKILYKFITTDKHIDFICDTTQINQIMVNLLKNAEESIGLTRFQQGVIAVSITKSNHQITITVNDNGVGFQANLIDRATEAYITTRSKGTGLGLAIIKKIAQDHCATLELANKYEGGAIVNITFNLDELKLKINNSKSINHIFT, encoded by the coding sequence ATGTTGAATTACTTTTATCGATATCTTAAAAAATATTGTAGTAGCAGTAAATTAATATTTGTTCTAATAATTGTAGCCATTATATTGGCTTGCTCGACTTATTATGTGATTTCAATTGAATCGAAATCTCTTGGACCAGACCCAAGTAGAGTTATAGGGCTTATATTAGTAGATCTTGCTGTATTCTTACTTTTAGGCATTTTATTAGCTCGTAAATTTTTACGAGATTTTATTGATAAAGGTGAAAGGGAGACGTCTTCGAAATTACAAAATCGTATCATTATTGCCTTTAGTTTAATTGCTACAATTCCAACCATTATTGTTTCAGTCTTTTCAGCATACTTCTTTAACTTTGGTATTCAATCTTGGTTCGATAAAAAGATTTCTGCTGTGCTTGATCAGTCGATAATAGTAGCAGAATCTTATATAGACGAACATAAACTACAGTTACGCGAAACAGCATTATCCGTCGCTGATGATTTAACGGAGATGTATTATAATTTAATACATAATCCCCTTTCATTTAATGAAGCATTAAATACTGAAGTTGAGATGCGCTCTCTTGACGAAGCTATGGTTTTACATAGACCTACTAATACTGTTATTGCTAATACATTCTTAAGTTTCGCAATTTCATTTGCTACTATTCCAGCTCATTTAATGAAAAGAGCTGAGCTAGGAGAAATTGTTGAGATAAAATCTGATCCTAAAAAGATTCGAATGCTTACAAAACTTAAAGATCATAATGATATATATTTGTTGGTAGGTAGATTGATTGATGCTAAAATTATTGATCATATTGATAAAACTAACGGTGCAGCTGAAGAATATTATCGTCTTAAAAAACATATATCCAGTATGCAGATCAAATTTTCTATAGTATTTATTTTTATTGCTTTATTACTGCTATTAGCTGCAATAAGCTGGGGGATGATTTTTGCTACAAAGATAGTAAAGCCTATTCGGAAATTAGTGATTGCTACTGAAAAGGTTAAAAATGGTGACTTAACTATTCAAGTACCAGAAGACCTTGTTAATAAAGATGAAATAAGCGTTTTATCCTCAGCTTTTAATAGGATGATTAAACAAATTGACCATCAACAAAGAGATCTAGTTATAGCTCAACGTGCACTTGCTTGGTCTGACGTAGCAAGGAAAGTAGCTCACGAGATTAAGAATCCTTTGACACCTATTCACCTTGCCTCCGAAAGATTGCTTAGGAAATTTAGTAATCAAGTTGAAGATAAGGCAGAGTTCAACAAATACATACAGATGATTGTACGTCATACTGACGATATTAAGAAAATTGTCTCTGAATTTGTTAATTTTGCAAGACTACCAGCCCCAATATTTATGGATTGTGATCTAGTAATTCTTATAAAGAATATGGTTGAATCACGAAAATTAATTAATGATAAAATATTATATAAATTCATCACAACTGATAAACACATAGATTTTATCTGTGATACAACTCAAATTAATCAGATTATGGTTAATTTATTAAAAAATGCCGAAGAATCTATAGGACTTACTAGATTTCAACAAGGTGTTATTGCTGTTTCTATAACCAAGTCTAACCACCAGATTACTATTACAGTAAATGACAATGGAGTAGGATTCCAAGCAAATTTAATTGATAGGGCTACAGAAGCCTATATAACAACTAGATCTAAAGGAACTGGTTTAGGGCTAGCCATTATCAAAAAAATAGCACAGGATCATTGTGCAACACTAGAGTTAGCAAACAAGTACGAGGGGGGAGCGATTGTCAACATAACATTCAACCTTGATGAATTAAAATTAAAGATCAATAATTCGAAGTCGATAAATCACATTTTCACTTAA